One genomic window of Desulfobacterales bacterium includes the following:
- a CDS encoding ABC transporter permease, which translates to MIYKTAATILKELLLLSRDRTGLLVLFVMPALLVLVMTLVQENVLKTMGESNTRLLLIDHDGQEVGQAIEKKLLESGAIEIIKSINGKAVDEKKALARILKGDFQLCVIIPEGTTAAVKTRARQVVRESLAVDKAPAESGLRQRDIAVYFDPTVFGGFRSAVLSSLELVVMGIELDEKMNVLSELLPVHINGTIRKAMGPMLPEGFVSDIPGMRLDLGRDRLLRITERSASQYKFDKKPTSVQQNVPAWALFGIFFIAIPMAGALIKERHDETLARLLTLPVSFLSVMMGKIIAYVLVCFTQLGLIVLIGKHVLPLLRTPVLDMGSDPVAVMVISFSAVLAATGFGILLGTIAKTYEQASMAGPIAIVVAAALGGIMVPVYAMPKIMQEISRYSPLAWGHDAFLDVFVRGGSIRTVSGDIIALLSFFVATVLIAWICFMLRSRN; encoded by the coding sequence ATGATTTATAAAACCGCTGCCACCATATTAAAGGAGCTGCTGCTGCTCAGCCGCGACAGGACCGGCCTGCTGGTCCTGTTCGTTATGCCGGCCCTGCTCGTACTCGTGATGACGCTGGTTCAGGAGAATGTCCTGAAAACCATGGGGGAGAGCAATACCCGGCTCCTGCTTATCGACCACGATGGGCAGGAAGTGGGGCAGGCTATCGAAAAAAAGCTGTTGGAATCGGGTGCGATTGAAATCATAAAATCCATCAATGGAAAAGCTGTGGATGAAAAAAAAGCCTTGGCGCGGATACTCAAGGGCGATTTTCAACTCTGCGTCATTATACCGGAGGGGACCACCGCTGCCGTTAAAACCCGTGCCCGGCAGGTGGTCCGCGAATCCCTTGCCGTGGATAAAGCGCCGGCGGAAAGCGGTCTGCGGCAACGCGACATTGCCGTGTATTTTGATCCGACGGTGTTCGGCGGTTTCCGTTCGGCGGTGCTCAGCTCCCTTGAGCTGGTGGTCATGGGGATCGAACTGGATGAGAAAATGAACGTTCTGTCCGAACTGCTGCCGGTACATATTAACGGGACCATCCGCAAGGCCATGGGACCGATGCTGCCGGAAGGTTTCGTCAGTGACATACCCGGGATGCGGCTGGACTTGGGCCGGGACCGCCTGTTGAGAATAACAGAGCGTTCCGCATCGCAATACAAATTCGATAAAAAACCCACTTCTGTGCAGCAGAATGTGCCGGCCTGGGCGCTGTTCGGTATTTTTTTTATCGCGATTCCCATGGCAGGCGCGCTCATCAAGGAGCGGCATGATGAGACACTGGCGCGGCTGCTGACCCTGCCGGTTTCATTCCTATCCGTAATGATGGGTAAAATTATCGCGTATGTTTTGGTCTGCTTCACCCAATTGGGGCTTATTGTGCTTATCGGAAAACATGTCCTCCCCCTTCTGAGGACCCCGGTGCTGGATATGGGTTCTGATCCGGTCGCCGTAATGGTTATTTCGTTCAGTGCCGTTCTGGCTGCAACCGGATTTGGGATCCTGCTGGGAACGATTGCCAAAACCTATGAACAGGCTTCCATGGCCGGCCCCATTGCAATTGTGGTTGCTGCGGCCTTGGGGGGGATTATGGTTCCGGTGTATGCCATGCCGAAAATCATGCAGGAAATCAGCCGCTACTCCCCCCTGGCATGGGGTCATGATGCCTTTCTGGATGTCTTTGTAAGGGGGGGCAGTATCCGGACCGTCAGCGGCGACATCATCGCTTTGTTGTCTTTTTTTGTCGCCACCGTGTTGATAGCCTGGATTTGCTTTATGCTGCGGAGTAGAAACTGA